A single genomic interval of Novosphingobium ginsenosidimutans harbors:
- a CDS encoding AAA family ATPase translates to MTEQSKIPVPPQDEPAEVKGSLIERVVRNYDLVKLAPAPIPEELIPPAAKRRRYRRVDEVAEVEEVAPVAAPAPEPAAAPRARPEVVEPEVIVPAAAAPPTELVQSVAPVQFKGAVNPVNRQNLRDQGLIVPEGSVTALLEEFRIVKRQLLLNAGHLQQQGMGYAAQRVLICSPHPGEGKTFTAVNLALAIAAEKETEVLLVDADFAKPSVLSSLGLPGGKGLMDALSDPSIDVADCVQGTDVSGLWVLPAGNATTSDTEYLSSSRTRQVLDRLVEGAPHRFVIFDSPPALAASPAAELAKYVGQAVVVARADRTGQGSLEDAIRLLSGCPNIQLLLNAVHFSPSGRRFGSYYGYGG, encoded by the coding sequence ATGACCGAACAGAGCAAGATCCCCGTTCCGCCGCAGGATGAGCCGGCCGAAGTGAAAGGCTCGCTGATCGAGCGTGTGGTGCGCAATTACGATCTGGTGAAGCTGGCCCCCGCGCCGATCCCGGAAGAGCTGATCCCGCCCGCGGCCAAGCGTCGACGCTATCGCCGCGTCGACGAAGTGGCCGAGGTTGAGGAAGTCGCTCCCGTGGCGGCGCCGGCGCCCGAGCCGGCAGCAGCCCCAAGGGCCCGTCCCGAAGTGGTGGAGCCCGAGGTCATCGTGCCCGCCGCGGCCGCACCGCCGACTGAACTGGTCCAGTCTGTTGCGCCGGTGCAGTTCAAAGGTGCGGTCAATCCGGTCAACCGCCAGAACCTGCGCGACCAGGGTCTGATTGTTCCGGAAGGTTCGGTCACCGCGCTGCTTGAAGAGTTCCGGATCGTGAAGCGGCAGCTGCTGCTCAACGCCGGGCATCTGCAGCAGCAGGGTATGGGCTATGCCGCGCAGCGTGTGTTGATCTGCTCGCCCCATCCGGGTGAGGGCAAGACCTTTACTGCGGTCAATCTGGCGCTGGCGATCGCTGCCGAAAAGGAAACCGAAGTGCTGCTGGTCGATGCCGACTTCGCCAAGCCTTCGGTGCTGTCCTCGCTTGGCCTGCCAGGCGGCAAGGGGCTGATGGACGCACTCTCGGATCCGTCAATAGATGTCGCCGATTGCGTGCAGGGTACCGATGTCTCGGGCCTGTGGGTGCTCCCGGCGGGTAACGCCACGACCTCCGACACTGAATACCTTTCCAGTTCGCGTACCCGCCAGGTGCTCGATCGCTTGGTTGAGGGGGCACCCCACCGCTTCGTCATCTTCGATTCGCCGCCGGCGCTGGCTGCCTCACCCGCGGCTGAACTGGCCAAGTATGTCGGGCAGGCTGTTGTTGTCGCCCGCGCTGACCGGACCGGGCAAGGCTCGCTGGAGGACGCAATCCGCCTCCTGTCAGGATGTCCGAACATTCAACTGCTTCTGAACGCCGTACATTTCAGCCCGAGTGGCCGTCGCTTCGGGTCCTACTATGGCTACGGGGGGTAA
- a CDS encoding preprotein translocase subunit YajC encodes MTSDFKRLVVVLCAGTALSLPLAAHAQTIAYGDVSGSGAQASSDLGSDAAEGNDDSKNDVRSSRRSGGKKVRVTPYIEAQQVVFAELKPGNDVLTYSVLAAGVDAAIAGRNNQASVSVRYERRFGWGDATDSDAISGVARASLSVVPQTLKFEAGALAARTSVENNGAAVTSGLEFGDSVTQIYAIYAGPQLATHVDDVALTGSYRLGYTRVESPDAVQIAPGQAPIDVFDDSITHNAAVRAGVKPGDVLPVGLGVGAGYNREDVSNLDQRIEDRWVRGDVTVPITPDLQVVGGLGYEKVRVSSRDAVRDPITGAPVLGSDGRFVTDKSVPRAIAYNADGLIWDAGVMWRPSRRTALEAHIGKRYGSTSYYGSFAYAPNSRSSFNVSVYDAINGFGGQLNNALSSLPTEFEAVRNPFNGSLSGCVATSGSVAAGQSPCLATALGSVRSSVFRSRGVMASYTVNGNRFQTGIGAGYDRRRFIAAPGTVLAAANGVIDENLWVAAYLNGRIDRSSSFSTSVYGSLYESGDALSGDITAIGATAAYYRQLTSKLTATAAVGIDGVKRENLVDIWSGQAMVGLRYSF; translated from the coding sequence GTGACCTCTGACTTCAAACGGCTGGTTGTCGTGCTCTGCGCCGGGACTGCGCTGAGCCTGCCGCTGGCCGCCCATGCCCAGACGATCGCTTATGGCGACGTGTCCGGTTCGGGCGCGCAGGCCTCGTCAGATCTTGGAAGCGATGCTGCCGAAGGCAATGACGATAGCAAGAACGATGTCCGTTCATCGCGCCGCAGTGGTGGCAAGAAGGTCAGGGTCACGCCTTACATCGAGGCGCAGCAGGTGGTTTTCGCCGAGCTGAAGCCGGGTAATGATGTGCTGACCTATTCCGTGCTTGCCGCCGGGGTTGATGCCGCGATTGCCGGGCGCAACAATCAGGCCTCGGTCTCGGTCCGTTATGAGCGCCGCTTTGGCTGGGGTGACGCGACCGACAGCGATGCGATCAGCGGCGTGGCGCGGGCATCACTTTCGGTCGTACCGCAGACGCTGAAGTTCGAAGCCGGCGCTCTCGCCGCCCGCACCAGCGTCGAAAACAATGGCGCTGCCGTGACCAGCGGGCTGGAGTTCGGCGATAGCGTCACCCAGATCTACGCGATCTATGCTGGCCCGCAGCTTGCTACCCATGTTGATGACGTTGCTCTGACTGGTTCTTACCGGTTGGGGTACACCCGCGTCGAATCGCCGGACGCTGTCCAAATTGCGCCGGGCCAGGCACCGATCGATGTGTTCGACGATTCGATTACTCACAACGCAGCGGTCCGCGCCGGCGTGAAGCCGGGCGATGTCCTGCCAGTCGGACTGGGCGTCGGCGCGGGATACAACCGCGAAGACGTTTCCAATCTAGATCAACGCATCGAAGACCGCTGGGTACGTGGCGACGTTACTGTGCCAATTACGCCTGATCTCCAGGTAGTCGGCGGCCTTGGCTACGAGAAGGTGCGCGTTTCCAGTCGCGATGCCGTGCGCGATCCGATCACCGGTGCGCCGGTGCTGGGTTCAGATGGCCGCTTTGTTACCGACAAGAGTGTGCCGCGCGCGATTGCTTACAACGCTGATGGTCTGATCTGGGATGCCGGGGTTATGTGGCGACCCAGCCGCCGGACTGCGCTCGAGGCTCATATCGGTAAGCGCTATGGCTCAACCAGCTATTACGGCAGCTTCGCCTATGCGCCTAATTCGCGCAGCAGCTTCAACGTTTCGGTCTATGATGCGATCAACGGGTTCGGTGGCCAGCTCAACAATGCGCTGTCGAGCCTGCCGACCGAGTTCGAAGCGGTGCGCAACCCCTTCAACGGTTCCCTGTCCGGCTGTGTCGCAACCAGTGGCTCAGTTGCTGCGGGTCAGAGCCCGTGCCTCGCGACCGCGCTTGGCTCAGTCCGCAGCTCGGTGTTCCGGTCGCGCGGCGTGATGGCGAGCTACACCGTCAACGGCAACCGCTTTCAGACGGGAATTGGCGCCGGTTATGACCGCCGTAGGTTCATTGCCGCGCCGGGCACGGTCTTGGCAGCTGCGAATGGGGTGATTGACGAAAATCTCTGGGTTGCGGCCTATCTCAACGGCCGGATTGATCGGAGTTCGAGCTTCTCAACCAGCGTCTACGGAAGCTTGTACGAAAGCGGAGACGCCTTGTCTGGCGACATCACGGCAATCGGCGCGACCGCCGCCTATTACCGTCAGCTGACCAGCAAGCTGACCGCCACTGCCGCCGTTGGCATCGACGGGGTCAAGCGTGAGAACCTGGTCGATATCTGGTCCGGCCAGGCCATGGTCGGCCTACGCTATTCGTTCTGA
- a CDS encoding XrtA/PEP-CTERM system-associated ATPase, protein MFNDFYGLSGRPFQLTPDPTFYFESLTHRKALSYLSYGLAQGEGFVVITGEVGAGKSTLVAHLMATIDPARLTAAQIVTSKLDGEELVHVVAQALGLIVDGHDKASALGAIEAFLHDEARAGRRCLLVVDESQNLELEALEELRMLSNFQLGAHPLLQMLLLGQPEFRDTIQDHPQLEQLRQRVIAAHHLEAMEPGEVQTYIEHRLKCVGWVGNPQFDQGVYTELYEASGGVPRRINQICNRLMLLGAVEQRGRIDRAMLGQVLDELELDGTMQLKKIAPQPVIEAAPQPAPAAQPVAMDAAAIAQLQSLLAERDAQIAELQQAVMELANERDADLVHPALNEERLAALEARYAGLEVKMVEQEQTIRDTLTMLIEWIEADDTSRAAA, encoded by the coding sequence ATGTTCAACGATTTCTACGGGCTCAGCGGGCGGCCTTTCCAACTCACCCCGGATCCGACCTTCTATTTCGAGAGCCTGACGCACCGCAAGGCGCTGTCCTATCTCTCCTACGGCCTGGCCCAGGGCGAGGGCTTTGTGGTGATCACTGGCGAGGTCGGGGCCGGTAAGTCGACCTTGGTTGCCCATCTGATGGCAACGATTGATCCGGCGCGGCTGACTGCCGCCCAGATTGTCACCAGTAAGCTCGATGGCGAAGAGCTGGTCCATGTCGTGGCCCAGGCGCTCGGCCTGATTGTCGACGGTCATGACAAGGCTTCGGCGCTCGGCGCGATCGAAGCCTTCCTGCACGACGAGGCCCGCGCCGGCCGCCGCTGCCTGCTGGTGGTGGACGAGAGCCAGAACCTTGAACTTGAAGCGCTGGAAGAGCTGCGCATGCTCTCCAACTTCCAGCTTGGCGCGCATCCGCTGCTCCAGATGCTGTTGCTCGGCCAGCCGGAATTCCGCGACACGATTCAGGATCACCCACAGCTTGAACAGCTGCGCCAGCGCGTAATCGCCGCCCATCACCTTGAAGCAATGGAGCCGGGCGAAGTCCAGACCTACATCGAGCACCGCCTGAAGTGCGTCGGTTGGGTGGGTAATCCGCAGTTCGACCAAGGCGTATATACCGAGCTTTACGAAGCCTCGGGCGGTGTGCCGCGCCGGATCAACCAGATCTGCAACCGGTTGATGCTGCTGGGCGCAGTTGAGCAGCGCGGCCGGATTGACCGGGCGATGCTGGGCCAGGTGCTCGACGAGCTTGAGCTTGATGGCACAATGCAGCTCAAGAAGATCGCTCCGCAGCCGGTCATCGAAGCGGCGCCGCAGCCCGCGCCTGCTGCGCAGCCGGTCGCCATGGATGCTGCAGCCATCGCTCAACTCCAAAGCTTGCTGGCGGAACGCGATGCACAGATTGCCGAGCTGCAGCAGGCCGTGATGGAGCTGGCCAATGAACGCGATGCTGATTTGGTCCACCCTGCCTTGAATGAAGAGCGCTTGGCCGCGCTCGAAGCGAGGTATGCTGGTCTGGAGGTCAAAATGGTGGAGCAAGAGCAGACCATCCGCGACACCCTGACCATGCTGATCGAGTGGATCGAGGCCGACGACACCAGCCGCGCGGCTGCCTGA
- a CDS encoding XrtA system polysaccharide deacetylase encodes MSASIPRLVNGLSVDVEDWFQVGAFENVIDRRSWESLSDRVERNVERILELFASCEVHGTFFTLGWVAARHGPLMRRIVEAGHELASHGWDHARVFTLGRDAFARDVERARKVLEDAAGVAITGYRAPSFSIDQRTPWAYEVLAEQGYAYSSSVAPITHDHYGWRDAPRFAFRPLPSSSLVEIPVTTAQFAGKRLAAGGGGFFRVLPYAFSRWAIRQVNTQDRRPAVFYFHPWEIDPAQPRVAGAPLRSKLRHYTNLDVMAEKLEQLIREFAWGRMDRLAHHEAQTAVDLAA; translated from the coding sequence GTGAGCGCTTCCATCCCTCGCCTGGTCAATGGCTTGTCCGTCGATGTCGAAGACTGGTTCCAGGTCGGCGCGTTCGAGAACGTGATCGATCGGCGGAGCTGGGAATCGCTGTCCGACCGGGTGGAACGCAATGTCGAGCGGATCCTTGAGCTGTTTGCATCCTGCGAGGTCCACGGCACCTTCTTCACGCTAGGCTGGGTGGCAGCGCGCCATGGTCCGCTGATGCGGCGGATCGTCGAAGCCGGGCACGAATTGGCCAGCCATGGCTGGGACCATGCGCGCGTCTTCACGCTGGGACGTGACGCCTTTGCCCGCGATGTCGAGCGCGCCCGCAAGGTGCTGGAAGATGCCGCCGGCGTTGCGATCACCGGCTACCGCGCTCCCAGTTTCTCGATTGATCAGCGCACGCCCTGGGCCTACGAAGTGCTCGCCGAACAGGGCTATGCCTATAGCTCGAGCGTCGCGCCGATCACCCATGATCACTATGGCTGGCGCGATGCGCCGCGCTTTGCCTTCCGGCCATTGCCTTCGTCCTCGCTGGTCGAAATTCCGGTTACGACGGCGCAGTTTGCCGGCAAGCGGCTGGCGGCCGGCGGCGGGGGGTTCTTCCGCGTCCTACCTTATGCCTTTTCGCGCTGGGCGATCCGCCAGGTGAACACGCAGGACCGGCGCCCGGCAGTGTTCTATTTCCATCCGTGGGAGATTGACCCGGCCCAGCCACGCGTGGCCGGAGCGCCGCTGCGTTCGAAACTGCGGCACTATACCAACCTCGACGTTATGGCGGAAAAGCTGGAGCAGCTGATCCGCGAATTCGCTTGGGGCCGCATGGACCGGCTTGCCCATCATGAGGCGCAAACAGCCGTGGATCTGGCCGCGTGA
- a CDS encoding FemAB family XrtA/PEP-CTERM system-associated protein: MNAPFRHAATPVVLDPAERDTFARIDAFVAGHPDATPFHRPAWLTAVARGSGNKALVLGLEHGPDLTAVLPLLEVHSPLFGRVLVSSGFGVGGGILATGRGQADALLAFAEDQALRRSCPTIELRGGPLPRDRAGWHVRHDSHCGYVADLATDDEAQLLWVPRKQRAEVRKGLAADLIVSVGSAQADRDAHYAVYAESVRNLGTPVFPKRLFAEVLDAFGEDADILTVSHQGQPVASVLSLYHRGAVMPYWGGGTHAARKLRANDRMYFELMLNARRRGCARFDFGRSKVNSGAGEFKKNWGFEAEPLGYASWTAPGAEARDADPTSDRHANRIALWKKLPLPVANLVGPWIARGLA; encoded by the coding sequence GTGAACGCGCCGTTCCGCCATGCCGCGACACCGGTCGTGCTCGACCCGGCCGAGCGCGACACTTTCGCGCGGATTGACGCCTTTGTCGCGGGTCATCCGGATGCAACGCCCTTCCATCGCCCGGCCTGGCTGACCGCCGTGGCGCGCGGCTCAGGCAACAAGGCGCTGGTGCTGGGGCTGGAGCACGGGCCGGACCTGACGGCGGTATTGCCTTTGTTGGAGGTGCATTCGCCGCTGTTTGGCCGGGTGCTTGTCTCCAGCGGTTTCGGTGTTGGTGGCGGTATCCTGGCGACGGGGCGGGGGCAGGCTGACGCCTTGCTCGCGTTCGCCGAAGACCAGGCGCTGCGGCGCTCCTGTCCAACGATCGAATTGCGCGGCGGCCCTTTGCCGCGGGATCGCGCGGGCTGGCACGTTCGCCACGATTCTCATTGCGGCTATGTCGCTGACCTTGCGACCGACGATGAGGCGCAATTGCTGTGGGTTCCTCGCAAGCAGCGCGCGGAAGTACGCAAAGGTCTGGCCGCCGACCTGATAGTGTCGGTCGGCAGCGCCCAGGCCGATCGCGACGCGCACTACGCGGTCTATGCCGAAAGCGTCCGCAATCTTGGCACCCCGGTTTTTCCGAAGCGCCTCTTTGCCGAAGTGCTCGATGCCTTTGGCGAGGACGCCGATATCCTGACCGTCTCACACCAGGGCCAGCCGGTGGCCAGCGTCCTCTCGCTGTATCATCGCGGCGCTGTCATGCCTTACTGGGGTGGCGGCACCCATGCGGCGCGCAAGCTGCGCGCCAATGACCGAATGTATTTTGAATTGATGCTCAACGCCCGCAGGCGCGGCTGCGCGCGGTTCGATTTCGGCCGCTCCAAGGTCAATTCGGGGGCGGGCGAGTTCAAGAAGAACTGGGGGTTCGAAGCTGAACCGCTCGGCTATGCCAGCTGGACCGCGCCAGGAGCCGAAGCGCGCGATGCCGATCCGACCAGCGATCGCCATGCCAATCGCATCGCACTATGGAAGAAGCTGCCCTTGCCGGTGGCCAATCTGGTCGGCCCATGGATCGCCCGGGGGCTGGCATGA
- a CDS encoding TIGR03087 family PEP-CTERM/XrtA system glycosyltransferase, which translates to MDRPGAGMNNEILFISHRMPFPPDRGDKIRSHHILKRLAALAPVHVATFADDERDLAEEVELAAIARSYRLVRRVKPLIVAGMQSLVQRVPVSLPAFANAELASYIEQVLRERQIGTIFVFSGQMGQYIPAWFNGRVVFDFVDVDSAKFEAYADRDTGLRRWINAREARLLRAEEERQARRAAISLLVSAEEAALFRLRLSPEAAATCDVRALRNGIDSKFFDPATVRPAARMMEHAGPKLIFTGQMDYAPNIEAALRMIERLMPWIRAHRPDATFHVVGRNPPDELTRFDGQDGIHVWGGVDDIRTWLAAADMAVVPLEIARGVQNKVLEAMAMALPVVLTSAAAAGIGGADGKHFAVADSDDALVDRISAFLSHSRLGATIGKAARRHVVDNLSWQASLALLPEMLGIGEARKRNAA; encoded by the coding sequence ATGGATCGCCCGGGGGCTGGCATGAACAACGAGATCCTGTTCATCTCGCACCGGATGCCATTTCCCCCCGATCGCGGGGACAAAATTCGTTCGCACCATATTCTGAAGCGCTTGGCGGCGCTGGCTCCGGTCCATGTCGCGACCTTTGCCGATGACGAGCGCGATCTGGCCGAAGAGGTGGAGCTGGCGGCAATTGCCCGCAGCTATCGGCTGGTTCGCAGGGTAAAGCCGCTGATCGTTGCGGGCATGCAATCACTGGTACAGCGGGTCCCGGTCAGCTTGCCGGCCTTCGCCAATGCCGAATTGGCGAGTTATATCGAACAGGTTCTGCGCGAGCGTCAAATCGGCACGATCTTCGTCTTTTCGGGGCAGATGGGGCAATACATTCCGGCATGGTTCAATGGACGGGTGGTTTTCGATTTCGTCGATGTCGATTCCGCCAAGTTCGAGGCCTATGCCGATCGCGACACGGGGCTGCGGCGCTGGATCAACGCGCGCGAGGCGCGCCTGTTACGGGCGGAAGAAGAGCGCCAGGCCCGGCGCGCCGCCATAAGCCTATTGGTTTCTGCCGAGGAAGCTGCGTTGTTTCGCTTGCGGCTTTCACCCGAAGCTGCGGCGACGTGCGATGTCCGTGCCCTGCGCAACGGAATTGACAGCAAGTTCTTCGATCCGGCGACGGTGCGTCCGGCGGCCAGGATGATGGAGCACGCTGGACCGAAGCTGATCTTCACAGGTCAGATGGACTACGCGCCCAACATCGAGGCCGCGCTGCGGATGATCGAGCGACTGATGCCGTGGATCCGCGCACATCGGCCCGACGCCACCTTTCATGTTGTCGGACGCAACCCGCCTGACGAACTGACCCGCTTCGACGGTCAGGACGGCATTCATGTCTGGGGCGGGGTCGACGATATTCGCACTTGGCTGGCCGCCGCGGATATGGCGGTGGTACCGCTGGAGATTGCTCGCGGGGTCCAGAACAAGGTGCTCGAGGCCATGGCCATGGCCTTGCCGGTCGTCTTGACCAGCGCCGCAGCCGCTGGGATCGGCGGCGCCGATGGCAAGCATTTTGCCGTGGCGGACAGCGACGACGCGCTGGTTGATCGGATCTCCGCCTTCCTGTCCCATTCCCGTCTTGGCGCGACGATCGGGAAAGCTGCGCGCCGCCACGTGGTCGACAACCTCAGCTGGCAAGCCAGCCTCGCGCTGCTGCCCGAAATGCTCGGCATTGGCGAGGCGCGCAAGCGCAATGCCGCCTGA
- the xrtA gene encoding exosortase A, with protein MPPESLQLTSAHAGTSPWRNALVWLGLVWAGLILAFAGDWLMMAQHWWDSSTYNHILLIPPILVWLVSLRVDELRKLVPVTWAPGLLFVASGVLLWVLGRFAGFSLVQQAGAVLVLPGSLLTLLGPRVGLGLMFPLGYMAFLVPFGDEVVPQLQMITAALTIGLVKLSGIPAVIDGVFIDTPAGLFEVAEACSGVKFLIAMIALGALVANVCFRSWKRRLLFMALCIVAPILANGVRAWGTILAAQYVGAEKAGGFDHIVYGWFFFALVIAAVLGLSWRHFDRAVDDPIIDGEALAAMKLPALFDRSAIAAPLAILLCGGLVLSGQAWARKAEALLAPMPQQIFLPAVPGWQRVDYAPVVPWEPRAAGAEHRLLGRYADASGRKVDVFLALYPAQTEGREATGFGEGALREDSEWSWNSAGPHTRDAKSDLLRARGSVERLAQTYYRNGDLLTGSALKLKLATIEDRLLLRRNPTVMLILSVEASGAEDPGTTLDRFRQATGPVGPWMDRIVALR; from the coding sequence ATGCCGCCTGAGAGCCTACAGCTAACCTCGGCCCATGCCGGTACGAGCCCATGGCGCAATGCGTTGGTGTGGCTTGGCTTGGTATGGGCGGGGCTAATCCTTGCGTTCGCTGGCGACTGGCTGATGATGGCACAGCACTGGTGGGACAGTTCGACCTATAACCATATCCTGCTGATCCCCCCGATCCTGGTCTGGCTTGTATCGCTCCGGGTCGATGAACTGCGCAAGCTCGTGCCGGTGACCTGGGCTCCCGGATTGTTGTTCGTGGCCAGCGGCGTGCTGCTCTGGGTGTTGGGAAGATTCGCCGGGTTCAGCCTGGTTCAGCAGGCTGGCGCGGTACTGGTCCTGCCCGGCAGCCTGCTGACCCTCTTGGGCCCGCGTGTGGGGTTGGGACTGATGTTTCCGCTGGGCTACATGGCCTTCCTGGTGCCTTTTGGCGATGAAGTGGTGCCGCAGCTCCAGATGATAACGGCTGCGCTGACGATCGGCCTGGTGAAGCTGAGCGGCATTCCGGCGGTTATCGATGGCGTGTTCATCGATACGCCGGCAGGCCTGTTCGAAGTGGCGGAGGCTTGCTCGGGCGTGAAGTTCCTGATTGCGATGATCGCGCTTGGGGCGCTGGTCGCGAACGTCTGCTTCCGTAGCTGGAAGCGCCGCCTGTTGTTCATGGCGCTGTGCATCGTCGCCCCGATCCTGGCCAATGGCGTGCGCGCCTGGGGAACGATCCTTGCGGCCCAGTATGTCGGTGCCGAGAAGGCCGGCGGGTTCGATCATATAGTCTATGGCTGGTTCTTCTTTGCACTGGTGATTGCGGCGGTGCTCGGCCTGTCGTGGCGCCATTTCGACCGGGCGGTGGATGATCCGATCATCGATGGGGAAGCACTTGCAGCGATGAAGCTGCCGGCACTGTTTGATCGCAGCGCGATTGCCGCTCCGCTTGCGATCCTGCTCTGCGGTGGCCTGGTGCTCAGTGGCCAGGCCTGGGCCCGCAAGGCCGAAGCGTTGCTCGCACCGATGCCGCAGCAGATATTCCTCCCCGCAGTGCCGGGTTGGCAGCGGGTTGACTACGCGCCTGTCGTACCGTGGGAGCCGCGCGCGGCCGGGGCCGAGCATCGCCTGCTTGGGCGCTATGCCGATGCCAGCGGACGCAAGGTCGATGTGTTCCTTGCGCTCTATCCGGCACAAACCGAGGGCCGCGAGGCAACCGGCTTCGGCGAGGGTGCTCTGCGAGAGGACAGCGAGTGGTCATGGAACAGCGCCGGACCACACACCCGTGACGCCAAATCAGATCTGCTGCGGGCCCGGGGCAGCGTGGAACGCCTAGCCCAGACCTATTACCGCAACGGCGATCTGCTGACTGGAAGCGCACTCAAGCTCAAGCTGGCGACGATTGAGGATCGCCTGCTGCTGCGGCGAAATCCGACCGTGATGCTGATCCTTTCGGTCGAGGCAAGCGGTGCGGAAGACCCAGGCACCACGCTGGACCGGTTTCGGCAGGCGACGGGCCCAGTCGGGCCATGGATGGACCGCATCGTAGCGCTCCGCTAG
- a CDS encoding XrtA/PEP-CTERM system amidotransferase, whose product MCGIAGIFHLTTPKPVDPARVERMCTAMAHRGPDGQGVWTAPGVGLGHLRLSIIDLAGSPQPMASSDGRAMLVFNGEIYNYRELREELRASGAIFRTDGDSEVILAAWQKWGPACLPRLHGMFAFAIYDLEGRTLFLARDRLGVKPLFYAPLSDGSLAFASELKGLAAHPLLRREVDPLAIEDYLAWGYVPDHRSILAGVHKLPAGHSLLLKHGTALPQPAQWWDVSFAQRRQGRAADLEAELLHLLRQAVTSRMVSDVPLGAFLSGGVDSSSVVALMAEASRSPVNTCSIGFDEASLDETAYARLVAERFGSNHRARVVGSDDFEQVGTLVAMFDEPFADASALPTWRVSQLARETVTVALSGDGADEALAGYRRHRFHHAEERVRGVLPGALRKPLFGALGALYPKADWAPRSLRAKATFQSLALDGAEGYARAVGFAPPELRERLYSSDFLRERGDYRAEQVFVDLMRRAPARSGLDRAQYADLKFWLPGDILTKVDRTSMAVSLEAREPLLDHRLIEFAAALPEGLRLRGGQGKWLMKQAMRRYLPDEVLFRPKQGFVTPISQWLRGPLAGAARAIGSSAPLARTGWFDGAALGRIAEEHISGGSDHGRLLWQLLMLDRSLARLGIIA is encoded by the coding sequence ATGTGCGGAATTGCCGGGATCTTCCACCTGACCACGCCGAAGCCGGTCGACCCCGCCAGGGTCGAGCGGATGTGCACAGCGATGGCGCATCGCGGGCCCGATGGGCAGGGCGTCTGGACCGCTCCCGGAGTGGGCCTGGGCCACTTGCGGCTGTCAATCATCGACCTCGCCGGATCGCCGCAGCCGATGGCCTCCAGCGACGGTCGTGCCATGTTGGTGTTCAACGGAGAGATCTACAACTATCGCGAGCTGCGCGAGGAACTGCGCGCCAGCGGGGCGATCTTCCGCACCGATGGCGATAGCGAGGTGATCCTTGCTGCCTGGCAGAAGTGGGGGCCGGCCTGCTTGCCGCGTCTGCACGGGATGTTCGCCTTTGCGATCTACGACCTTGAGGGCCGCACTTTATTCCTTGCTCGTGACCGGCTTGGCGTGAAGCCGCTGTTCTATGCTCCGCTCAGCGATGGCAGCCTGGCCTTCGCCTCCGAGCTCAAGGGTCTGGCTGCCCACCCCCTGCTTCGCCGCGAAGTCGATCCGCTCGCGATCGAGGATTATCTGGCTTGGGGTTACGTCCCCGATCACCGTTCGATCCTGGCTGGCGTGCATAAGCTTCCCGCAGGGCACTCGCTGCTGCTGAAACACGGCACTGCGCTGCCGCAGCCAGCGCAGTGGTGGGATGTCAGCTTTGCCCAGCGCCGCCAAGGGCGGGCAGCGGACCTTGAGGCCGAACTGCTGCACCTGCTGCGCCAGGCCGTGACTTCGCGGATGGTATCGGACGTCCCGCTTGGTGCCTTCCTGTCAGGCGGGGTAGACAGCTCCAGCGTTGTCGCGTTGATGGCAGAGGCTAGCCGCAGCCCGGTCAATACGTGCAGCATCGGCTTCGATGAGGCCTCGCTCGACGAGACCGCCTATGCCCGGCTTGTCGCCGAACGCTTCGGCAGCAACCACCGCGCCCGCGTGGTTGGCAGTGACGACTTCGAACAGGTCGGCACACTGGTCGCGATGTTCGACGAACCCTTCGCTGATGCCTCGGCGCTGCCGACCTGGCGTGTCAGCCAATTAGCGCGCGAAACGGTGACGGTCGCCCTGTCTGGAGATGGGGCGGACGAAGCGCTTGCCGGCTATCGTCGCCATCGGTTTCATCATGCTGAAGAGCGCGTCAGAGGCGTGCTTCCTGGCGCCTTGCGTAAACCTCTGTTCGGCGCACTGGGGGCGCTCTATCCAAAGGCAGATTGGGCCCCGCGCTCGCTGCGCGCAAAGGCGACATTCCAGTCGCTCGCTCTGGACGGCGCAGAAGGTTACGCCCGGGCGGTAGGGTTTGCACCGCCAGAACTGCGCGAGCGGCTTTATTCGTCTGATTTCCTGCGCGAGCGTGGGGATTATCGGGCTGAGCAGGTCTTTGTGGACCTAATGCGGCGGGCTCCGGCGCGCTCCGGACTGGACCGGGCGCAATACGCCGATCTGAAGTTCTGGCTGCCGGGTGACATCCTGACCAAGGTCGATCGCACCTCGATGGCCGTCAGCCTTGAGGCGCGCGAGCCGCTGCTTGATCATCGCCTGATAGAATTCGCTGCGGCGCTCCCGGAAGGGCTCCGGCTGCGGGGCGGACAGGGCAAATGGTTGATGAAGCAGGCCATGCGCCGCTATCTCCCCGATGAAGTGCTGTTCCGGCCCAAGCAAGGCTTCGTTACGCCGATCAGTCAGTGGCTGCGCGGGCCGCTGGCAGGCGCAGCCCGAGCAATCGGCAGTAGCGCCCCGCTTGCCCGAACCGGGTGGTTCGATGGCGCCGCGCTCGGCCGGATTGCCGAAGAGCACATCTCTGGCGGCAGCGATCATGGCCGTCTGCTGTGGCAGTTGCTCATGCTCGATAGATCGCTCGCGCGATTGGGGATCATCGCCTGA